The Pseudomonas sp. DG56-2 genome contains a region encoding:
- a CDS encoding YceI family protein, with product MLKKTFAALALGTALLSAGQAMAADYKIDKEGQHAFVDWKISHLGYSFIHGTFKDFDGTFSWDSAKPEASKIAVDLKTASLWSNHAERDKHIASADFLDVKKYPEAKFVSTSVKSTGEKTADVTGDLTMHGVTKPVTFKATFNGEGKDPWGGERAGFNATTTLNLNDFGIKGPGATSQTLDLDISVEGVKQK from the coding sequence ATGTTGAAAAAGACTTTTGCCGCTCTGGCGCTCGGTACTGCACTGCTCTCGGCCGGTCAAGCCATGGCTGCAGACTACAAGATCGACAAGGAAGGCCAGCACGCCTTCGTTGATTGGAAAATCAGCCACCTGGGTTATAGCTTCATTCACGGTACCTTCAAGGACTTCGATGGTACTTTCAGCTGGGACTCGGCAAAGCCTGAAGCGAGCAAAATCGCTGTCGATCTGAAAACCGCCAGCCTGTGGTCCAACCACGCTGAGCGAGACAAGCACATCGCCAGCGCTGACTTCCTCGACGTCAAGAAGTACCCAGAAGCCAAGTTTGTCTCCACCAGCGTCAAATCGACCGGCGAGAAAACGGCTGACGTAACGGGCGACCTGACGATGCACGGCGTTACCAAGCCGGTAACCTTCAAAGCGACCTTCAACGGCGAAGGCAAGGATCCATGGGGCGGTGAGCGTGCTGGTTTCAATGCCACCACCACCCTGAACCTGAATGACTTCGGTATCAAAGGCCCGGGCGCTACTTCCCAGACCTTGGACCTGGACATCTCGGTTGAAGGCGTGAAGCAGAAGTAA
- a CDS encoding cytochrome b: MQLRNSSSRYGLVSIVMHWGVALAVFGLFGLGLWMMGLDYYSPWRKSAPDLHKSIGLVLLAVMLGRVAWRFMSPPPPALPNHGKLTRAASKAGHSLLYFGLFAVMTAGYLISTADGVGIPVFGFFEVPALISNLPDQADVAGEIHFYLAWGLVIFAGLHGLAALKHHFIDRDATLKRMLGRKA, encoded by the coding sequence ATGCAACTGCGCAATTCATCTTCTCGTTATGGTCTGGTCAGCATCGTCATGCATTGGGGCGTGGCTTTGGCCGTTTTCGGACTGTTCGGGCTTGGCCTGTGGATGATGGGCCTGGACTACTACAGCCCTTGGCGTAAGTCGGCTCCAGACCTGCACAAAAGTATTGGCCTGGTGCTGCTGGCTGTCATGCTGGGGCGTGTGGCCTGGCGCTTCATGAGCCCGCCACCACCAGCGCTCCCCAACCACGGCAAACTGACGCGTGCAGCCTCCAAAGCCGGGCACAGCCTGCTTTACTTCGGGCTGTTCGCGGTAATGACGGCCGGCTACCTAATTTCTACCGCCGATGGCGTTGGCATTCCGGTCTTCGGCTTTTTCGAGGTACCTGCACTGATCAGCAACTTGCCTGATCAGGCGGATGTCGCGGGTGAAATCCATTTTTACCTGGCCTGGGGCCTGGTGATCTTTGCCGGTCTGCATGGCCTGGCAGCCCTGAAGCACCATTTTATCGACCGTGACGCGACCCTTAAGCGAATGCTGGGCCGCAAAGCTTGA
- a CDS encoding flavin monoamine oxidase family protein, which produces MSAGWLRACALVMIGLFSGAALAKDKTPTAIVVGGGLAGLTAAYELQAKGWQVTLLEAKSGMGGRSGLATSEWIGNSKAQPTLNQYLDTFKINTLPAPEFVRVPGYLIDGEYYSATDLATKQPVTAEALKRYEKTLDDLARSIDDPQNPAANSTLFALDQLNVSSWLDKLQLPTTARQLINQQIRTRYDEPSRLSLLYFAQQTRVYRGVSDRDLRAARLPGGSPVLAQAFVKQLKTIKTSSPVSAITQDKNGVTVKVGSVGYQADYVVLAVPLRALAKIQMIPGLDNKHVAALKGTNYGWRDQLLLKFKNPVWESRARMSGEIFSNAGLGMLWIEPALKGGANVVINLSGDNARLLQAFGDKQMVDQVLIRLHAFYPQARGAFTGYEVRRYSTDANMGGAYLAYGPGQISKFWRLWERPVQRVAFAGEHTDALYPGTLEGALRSGQRAASQVQDLAAGKSFDPVNAAPVAAAATAVAASKGNFFSNLFGGSSDKPAKAPEAVKKEESKPGFFSRMFGSDEKPVEKPALKPAEAAAAPAPVAAPVVAPVAKEEPAKPAPVKAAPAKAPVKHAPAKKPVAKSEQAKKAAAVKKPAANVQAKAQ; this is translated from the coding sequence ATGTCTGCTGGTTGGCTGCGCGCCTGTGCGCTGGTAATGATAGGACTGTTCAGTGGCGCTGCGCTGGCCAAGGACAAAACCCCGACAGCCATCGTCGTCGGCGGTGGTCTGGCAGGCCTTACGGCGGCTTACGAGTTGCAGGCCAAAGGCTGGCAGGTAACCTTGCTTGAAGCCAAGTCGGGCATGGGTGGGCGTTCGGGCCTGGCCACCAGCGAGTGGATTGGCAACAGCAAGGCCCAACCAACCCTCAATCAGTACCTCGATACCTTCAAGATCAACACCCTTCCGGCCCCGGAGTTTGTTCGCGTCCCGGGCTACCTGATCGATGGTGAATACTATAGCGCGACCGACCTGGCTACCAAACAGCCGGTCACTGCCGAGGCACTCAAGCGTTATGAGAAAACCCTCGACGATCTGGCGCGTTCGATCGACGACCCGCAGAACCCGGCAGCCAACAGCACCCTGTTCGCCCTCGATCAGCTGAACGTGTCCTCCTGGCTGGACAAGCTGCAGTTGCCAACCACCGCGCGCCAACTGATCAACCAGCAGATCCGTACCCGTTATGACGAGCCGTCGCGTCTGTCGCTGCTTTACTTTGCCCAGCAAACCCGCGTCTATCGCGGTGTCAGCGACCGCGACCTGCGAGCCGCACGCTTGCCAGGTGGCAGCCCGGTGTTGGCCCAGGCATTCGTCAAACAACTGAAAACCATCAAGACCAGCTCGCCGGTCAGCGCCATTACCCAGGACAAGAACGGTGTCACGGTCAAGGTCGGCAGCGTTGGCTACCAGGCCGATTATGTCGTGCTGGCCGTTCCACTGCGCGCCCTGGCAAAAATCCAGATGATTCCCGGCCTGGACAACAAGCACGTAGCGGCGCTCAAAGGCACCAACTATGGCTGGCGCGACCAGTTGCTGCTCAAGTTCAAGAATCCGGTCTGGGAGAGCCGCGCACGGATGTCTGGCGAAATCTTCAGTAACGCCGGCCTTGGCATGCTGTGGATCGAGCCTGCACTCAAGGGTGGGGCTAACGTGGTGATTAACCTGTCGGGTGATAACGCCCGTCTGTTGCAGGCCTTCGGCGACAAGCAGATGGTCGATCAAGTGCTGATCCGTCTGCATGCGTTTTATCCACAGGCTCGTGGTGCCTTTACCGGCTACGAAGTACGCCGTTACAGCACCGACGCCAACATGGGTGGCGCTTACCTGGCCTATGGCCCAGGGCAGATCAGCAAGTTCTGGCGTCTGTGGGAGCGTCCGGTGCAACGTGTTGCCTTTGCGGGCGAACACACCGATGCGCTTTATCCGGGCACCCTGGAAGGCGCACTGCGCAGCGGTCAACGTGCCGCCAGCCAAGTACAGGACCTGGCAGCGGGCAAGTCGTTCGATCCGGTCAATGCCGCTCCAGTAGCTGCCGCTGCCACTGCAGTGGCAGCAAGCAAGGGCAACTTCTTCTCGAACCTGTTCGGTGGCTCGTCCGATAAGCCTGCCAAAGCGCCAGAGGCGGTGAAAAAGGAAGAAAGCAAACCTGGCTTCTTCTCGCGGATGTTTGGCAGTGACGAAAAGCCGGTCGAAAAACCAGCGCTCAAGCCTGCTGAAGCGGCGGCTGCTCCAGCACCGGTAGCAGCACCTGTGGTGGCACCGGTTGCCAAGGAAGAGCCGGCTAAGCCAGCACCGGTCAAGGCGGCCCCAGCCAAGGCACCCGTCAAGCATGCTCCGGCGAAAAAACCGGTGGCGAAGTCCGAGCAGGCGAAAAAAGCTGCAGCGGTTAAAAAACCAGCAGCCAACGTTCAAGCCAAGGCGCAGTGA
- a CDS encoding adenosylmethionine--8-amino-7-oxononanoate transaminase — protein MGLNQQWMQRDLKVLWHPCTQMKDHEQLPLIPIKRGEGVWLEDFEGKRYLDAVSSWWVNVFGHANPRINQRIKDQVDQLEHVILAGFSHQPVIELSERLVQITPEGLTRCFYADNGSSCIEVALKMSFHYWLNKGQPAKKRFVTLSNSYHGETIAAMSVGDVPLFTETYKALLLDTIKVPSPDCYLRPEGVSWEEHSRTLFQVMEQTLAEHHETLAAVIVEPLIQGAGGMRMYHPVYLKLLREACDRYGVHLIHDEIAVGFGRTGTMFACEQAGIRPDFLCLSKALTGGYLPLAACMTTDDVYNAFYDDYSTLRAFLHSHSYTGNPLACAAALATLDIFEQDNVIENNKALAQRMASATAHLVDHPNVAEVRQTGMALAVEMVQDKASKTPYPWQERRGLKVFEHALTRGALLRPLGSVVYFLPPYVITPEQIDFLAQVASEGIDIATRDSVSVAVPGNFHPDFRDPG, from the coding sequence ATGGGCCTCAACCAACAGTGGATGCAACGTGACCTCAAGGTCCTTTGGCACCCCTGCACCCAGATGAAAGACCACGAGCAACTGCCCCTGATCCCGATCAAGCGCGGCGAAGGCGTATGGCTGGAAGACTTCGAAGGCAAACGCTATCTCGATGCGGTCAGCTCCTGGTGGGTCAACGTTTTCGGCCATGCCAACCCACGTATCAACCAGCGCATCAAGGATCAGGTCGATCAGCTTGAGCATGTGATTCTGGCAGGCTTCAGCCATCAACCGGTCATCGAACTTTCCGAGCGCCTGGTACAGATCACCCCGGAAGGCCTCACCCGGTGCTTTTACGCTGACAACGGTTCGTCGTGTATCGAAGTCGCGCTGAAAATGAGCTTTCACTACTGGCTCAACAAAGGCCAGCCCGCAAAAAAACGCTTCGTCACCTTGAGCAACAGCTACCACGGTGAAACCATTGCGGCGATGTCGGTCGGCGACGTGCCGCTGTTCACCGAGACCTACAAGGCCCTGCTGCTCGACACCATCAAAGTGCCAAGCCCCGACTGCTACCTGCGCCCTGAAGGCGTGAGCTGGGAAGAGCACTCGCGCACCCTGTTCCAGGTCATGGAGCAAACCCTTGCCGAACATCATGAGACGCTCGCCGCCGTAATCGTCGAGCCGCTGATTCAGGGTGCCGGTGGCATGCGCATGTACCATCCGGTTTACCTCAAGCTGCTGCGCGAAGCCTGTGACCGCTATGGCGTGCATCTGATCCACGACGAAATTGCCGTCGGCTTCGGCCGCACCGGAACGATGTTTGCTTGTGAGCAGGCCGGTATCCGTCCCGACTTCCTGTGTCTGTCCAAGGCGTTGACCGGCGGCTATCTGCCGCTGGCCGCGTGCATGACCACCGATGATGTCTACAACGCTTTCTACGACGACTACTCGACCTTGCGCGCCTTTCTCCACTCGCACAGCTATACCGGCAACCCGCTGGCCTGTGCAGCGGCGCTGGCGACCCTGGACATCTTCGAGCAAGACAACGTCATCGAGAACAACAAAGCACTGGCCCAACGCATGGCCAGTGCCACCGCACACCTGGTCGATCACCCGAATGTGGCGGAAGTGCGCCAGACTGGCATGGCCCTGGCGGTGGAAATGGTTCAGGACAAGGCCAGCAAGACGCCTTATCCGTGGCAGGAGCGTCGCGGCCTGAAAGTATTCGAGCACGCCCTGACCCGCGGCGCGCTGCTGCGTCCGCTGGGGAGCGTGGTGTACTTCCTGCCGCCTTACGTGATTACCCCGGAGCAAATCGACTTTCTGGCGCAAGTGGCCAGCGAAGGAATCGACATTGCCACGCGCGACAGCGTCAGCGTGGCAGTGCCGGGCAATTTCCACCCGGACTTCCGCGATCCGGGCTAG
- a CDS encoding 16S rRNA (uracil(1498)-N(3))-methyltransferase: MRLSRFFIDAPLSLGEHDLPEAQAHYIGRVLRMAAGDAVQLFDGSGQEFLGQLLEVGKKTVRVQLSEAFAGQAESSLKVHLGQGLSRGERMDWAIQKATELGANVITPIVSERCEVRLKDERADKRLAHWRQVAISACEQCGRSSVPQINAPVLLADWLKACDEQLKLVLHPVAEPMLSHQPPQSLAFLIGPEGGLSDAEVEQAKAAGFHAARLGPRVLRTETAPVVALAVAQQLWGDF; this comes from the coding sequence ATGAGACTGTCCCGCTTCTTCATTGATGCCCCCCTGAGCCTTGGCGAACACGACTTGCCCGAAGCCCAGGCCCACTACATCGGCCGGGTGCTGCGCATGGCCGCTGGCGACGCCGTGCAACTGTTCGACGGCAGCGGCCAGGAGTTCCTTGGCCAGTTGCTCGAAGTCGGCAAGAAAACCGTTCGGGTGCAGTTGAGCGAAGCCTTTGCCGGGCAAGCGGAATCAAGCCTCAAGGTCCATCTTGGTCAGGGCTTGTCCCGCGGCGAGCGGATGGACTGGGCGATCCAGAAAGCCACCGAACTGGGCGCCAATGTCATCACCCCGATTGTCAGTGAACGCTGCGAAGTTCGCCTCAAGGACGAGCGCGCCGACAAGCGCCTGGCCCATTGGCGCCAGGTAGCGATAAGCGCCTGCGAACAGTGCGGACGCTCCAGCGTGCCGCAGATCAATGCACCGGTGCTGTTGGCCGACTGGCTCAAGGCGTGTGATGAGCAGCTCAAGCTGGTTCTGCATCCGGTAGCCGAACCCATGCTCAGCCATCAGCCACCGCAAAGCCTGGCGTTTCTGATCGGCCCGGAAGGTGGTTTGAGCGATGCCGAAGTGGAGCAGGCCAAGGCCGCAGGCTTTCATGCCGCGCGCCTGGGACCACGGGTGCTGCGCACCGAAACTGCACCCGTGGTAGCGTTGGCCGTGGCTCAGCAGCTCTGGGGCGATTTCTAA
- a CDS encoding hemolysin III family protein — MYHGERFNAWTHLVGAVLACIGAIWLLVVASLQGDPWKIVSLSIYGFTLLLLYSISTLYHSVRGKAKVVMRKLDHLSIYLLIAGSYTPFCLVSLRGPWGWSLFGVVWGLAVIGMLQEIKPRSEARVLSIIIYAVMGWIVLVAVKPLLASLGAAGFAWLAAGGAFYTIGIIFFAYDSRFRHWHGIWHLFVIAGSLLHFIAVFFYVL; from the coding sequence ATGTATCACGGTGAACGTTTCAATGCCTGGACGCATCTAGTCGGCGCAGTACTGGCCTGTATCGGCGCAATCTGGTTGTTGGTGGTGGCCAGTTTGCAGGGCGATCCGTGGAAGATCGTCAGCCTGTCGATCTACGGCTTTACCCTGTTGTTGCTATACAGCATCTCCACGCTCTATCACAGCGTGCGCGGCAAGGCCAAAGTGGTGATGCGCAAGCTCGATCATCTGTCGATCTATCTGTTGATTGCCGGTAGCTACACACCTTTCTGCCTGGTCAGCCTGCGCGGGCCGTGGGGTTGGAGTTTGTTCGGTGTGGTCTGGGGGTTGGCAGTGATAGGGATGTTGCAGGAGATCAAGCCGCGCTCCGAAGCGCGAGTGTTGTCGATCATCATTTATGCGGTGATGGGCTGGATCGTACTGGTTGCAGTCAAGCCGCTGCTGGCCAGTCTGGGCGCTGCCGGATTTGCCTGGCTGGCTGCCGGTGGTGCGTTCTACACCATCGGCATCATCTTCTTTGCCTATGACAGTCGCTTTCGCCACTGGCATGGCATCTGGCACCTGTTCGTCATCGCCGGCAGCCTGCTGCACTTCATTGCCGTGTTTTTCTACGTCCTTTAG
- a CDS encoding chemotaxis protein CheW, producing the protein MLEQSVRNGRRSSLTGLLLALDDRCLVLPNVAVAELIGYQEGTPATEQPNWMLGWIDWRNQRLPLLSFEAACGGQVRIGERARIVVLNALGGSRLRFIAMLVQGIPRSCKLDSQLNYVDVPLAELELAAVQVGEQIAKVPDLAALEQLLEDAGLV; encoded by the coding sequence ATGCTTGAACAATCTGTCCGCAATGGTCGGCGCAGCAGCCTCACTGGGCTGCTGCTTGCTCTGGATGACCGTTGCCTGGTGCTGCCCAACGTTGCGGTAGCCGAGCTGATCGGCTATCAGGAGGGCACCCCGGCAACCGAACAGCCCAACTGGATGCTTGGCTGGATCGATTGGCGCAACCAGCGTTTGCCGTTGCTCAGCTTCGAGGCCGCTTGTGGTGGCCAGGTGCGGATTGGCGAGCGTGCGCGAATCGTTGTTCTCAACGCGTTGGGGGGTAGTCGACTGCGCTTCATTGCCATGCTGGTGCAGGGCATTCCGCGCTCGTGCAAGCTCGACAGCCAACTCAATTATGTCGATGTGCCGCTGGCCGAACTGGAGCTGGCAGCCGTTCAGGTGGGCGAGCAGATTGCCAAGGTTCCTGACCTTGCCGCACTGGAGCAGTTACTGGAGGACGCGGGGCTGGTTTGA